Sequence from the Miscanthus floridulus cultivar M001 unplaced genomic scaffold, ASM1932011v1 os_1379_1_2, whole genome shotgun sequence genome:
ACTGGGCCAGCAGTTGCAGGTTGTGAGCCACTAGTGGAGTCCTCCACACTCGTTACTACTTCACTTGTCTGGGCAGTGAAAGCAGCAGTGACTCCTAAAGTGGTATTAGTTTCATTAGACTTATCATCAGTGCTGTGGGAAGGACTGTTCAGAAGGGGCTCTTCCTTGGCAAAAGAAGGGCGCCTAGATCCTTCCTCAAGGAGAGAATCAAGTGTCACGCTGGGTTTCTGATGCCCATTTTCATCAGATGGGTCCTTCTGGGGCAGCAAAACATCCTCTGGAGTGGACTCCTCTCTATCCTTGAGAGTCTTTTGTACCAGCATCTTGAGAAAATTCATCACTTGGACTGCATACATAAGTGCAGTCAAAGGATCTGCCATCTGCATTGTAAGTGTGCTACAGTTAGCATGCCTAACCATTTCATTGCTCGGGGTGAGGTATATTGCTAGTTTGTTAATTGCTATTATATTAACACAATGCAATACCTGAGTCATATTTGGTGCAAAAACCATAGCAATATTGCGATCATTCATCTTGTTTATCTGTTCTTCTTGGACTACATCAGCCATCAGATTAACAGCCCAGTCAAGCAAAGCTGCTTCAGCTGGTGGAAGGCATTTCGCTACCCGAGCACAGTCCTCTTCAGATTGGCATTGCATCACCTGTTCAGGTGGGATAGAGTCCAGAACCCCCCTCGGCATTTCTCTAAACCAGGCCTGAAAAGAGATGAAATGTTAAATTGGGTGAGAAGTTGAGAACATGCTTTTGTCTTGCCGAGTAAAGTGACTAGCTCGTGAGCATAATAAACAGTTAATGTCAAATAAGTTGACCAAACTCCTTGCCTTCTCCAAAAGCAAGATCATACTACAAAGGAATATTGCTAAATGGCACGATCACAGATCCACAATCACAACTTTGTATGCATTGGGAAGAAAAGGTAATATCATTGCACAAGAAAAAGAGATGGTCAAGAAAGTGAAGTTTGGATTCTCTGGCAGGCGTTGACTTGAAATTCCACCATGATCCTTAATAACTCTCTACTTACTAGACAGGTGATTAAGAAACAGATGCTGCCAATAGAATGATTATGATTGTATAAGTAACATGAAAAAGAAATTAGCTTACTTTGATTAGACCTGCCAAACAGTGGACATCAATGCCATCCGGAACAATTCCACTATTTAATTGGTCTCTCACAAACTCCTCCTGGCTATTCTCTGCATTTATGCGGAAGATACCTTCTGCCTGAAATACAAAATAAGGAAACACTTATTTGATCAGAACAAAGCTTCCAAACACTGAGGGCAACAGACTAAAGAATCATAGGAGATCCTAAAACACGCACCTGAAGACCACCCTGTTCATAAAGGCGTCTCTGCATCATCAAGAGGATTGTTGGGACACTGTTTCCTCTGGAATCATAGGAACACTGCATTGATTCTGTTGAAACTCCGAAGACACTTGCACTGCATATCAGGTTTTAATCAGCCAATGAACAGGATTAGCAAAAGTAAACTTGCAATGGAAGTAACAATTTATGTTTTCAGAAAATGCATATTAGCACTGAAAAACGAGCAAAATAGATGTGACTTGCAAGGTTCAGGATATGTCCACATGAACACGAGCACCATCCTTGATGCCAAGGCATCTTTTAAATAATCAAATTGTAAATGTTTAAGGTGGCAATAATATTTCCAATTATCAAGTGATTTTTATTGATCATATACTAGCAATCCCTGAGTTTGAAGATTAGGTGTTAGGTGTTTGTGCCACTTTATCTTCTTTTAGAGCACTAGGCTCCCATCCTTCTATAAAGCAGAACTTTATTCTTTTTAGCTTAATGCTGAAAACCGACATCTTGGAACTCCCAATAAGAAACAAGATACAAGACACCTATGTACTTTTCTTATACTTTGTGCCCTGTTCCTATAATAAGTTAGATAGTATAGCAAAGCACAAAAAAATAATATACCAAGTATTTGAAGCCAAGGTCTACTATACAAACAATAGATGAAGGATAACAAAAAAGTTAAAAACCAAAGTAATTTGCAAGTCTAGTGAAAAGAATAGTGAATTATCTAATCAAGACAAAATAGGCCATACATAAATCATGGAATCCCTGGCAACTTTTCGATCTCACTAATGACAGATGATGTAACAACCAACTTTATGTACCTAGTTCAGTCGAAATAATTCTTAGATGAGGTAAGCAAGTACAGCAAAATCCACTATCAGAAAAATGAGTTCGTCAGAAAAATGATTGACCAATTATTTAATGGAACATGGGGAAAACACGCAGAAATTATTTCTATGCACAGTTGTGGTCCAAAGCACATCCACTATCAGAAGGCATGCCCATTTCATCAACCATAGTTCAAATCCTGCTAAGGCCGCCAACACAAAAACCAAGTTCATACTTTATAACATGATTCAAATGGAATTCAAACTCCACTTAAAGTTTTGcctttttaaataatatttttcagatCAAAGCAGCATGGAGGCTGTAACACAAACAAAAGGGACCACCTTTTCAAGGATCAAAACTATAGTACGGAAACAACCATGCCATCAAAATGCTAAAGAGTGGTGAACTATTAACGAACCCGTGtcaagcaaacatcatttacatttTACAACTTTCTAACAGAACAGAATCTAATACTTATTGTCTTCAACTGTTCATATCAAAGCACCACGTATATTTGGAATTTAAAGAAGGGGGGAAAATGCAAACACCCTCTAAAATTCAATTTGGAGCTAAAAAAGTTCCATGTTATTTGCATATAAAGTCAGATTTCT
This genomic interval carries:
- the LOC136533975 gene encoding rho GTPase-activating protein 5-like; this encodes MTEVALLRGPTNLASTASRASAAASSSSALRYLANADSDVLPGSGSPQRTAGSAGNRRLLELRGQEAAEEEEERWSFLALLFELLRKSLLGCRTVGGGGGEGEHGGCGMEIGLPTDVQHVAHVTFDRFHGFLGLPVEFEPEVPRRAPSASASVFGVSTESMQCSYDSRGNSVPTILLMMQRRLYEQGGLQAEGIFRINAENSQEEFVRDQLNSGIVPDGIDVHCLAGLIKAWFREMPRGVLDSIPPEQVMQCQSEEDCARVAKCLPPAEAALLDWAVNLMADVVQEEQINKMNDRNIAMVFAPNMTQMADPLTALMYAVQVMNFLKMLVQKTLKDREESTPEDVLLPQKDPSDENGHQKPSVTLDSLLEEGSRRPSFAKEEPLLNSPSHSTDDKSNETNTTLGVTAAFTAQTSEVVTSVEDSTSGSQPATAGPVAIADASSTTATHSLQGKGSRSLNRRRTRKGKGQGQSGTRTAPAAEKSRGASIVSRINSKVERIEAWR